A genomic window from Anthocerotibacter panamensis C109 includes:
- the tkt gene encoding transketolase, whose product MTATLTPKTTERLDELCINSIRFLAVDAVQKANSGHPGLPMGCAPMAYVLWTQFLQHNPLNPKWTNRDRFILSAGHGSMLLYGLLHLTGYDLTLEDLKQFRQWGSKTPGHPENFMTAGIETTTGPLGQGVGNAVGMAMVEAHLAAKFNRPGFPIVEHYTYVILGDGCNMEGVASEAASLGGHLGLGKLIMLYDDNHISIDGDTALAFTEDVGARYEAYGWHVQVVADGNTDLVGIANAIEAAKAVTDKPSLIKIRTTIGYGSPNKAGTEGIHGSALGEAEVSLTKQNLGWPLEPKFYIPDEALQEFRKSLAKGATAEAEWNDLFARYKAEYPELAAEYERVTTTTLPEGWADVLPTYQPTDKPNATRNHSGICLNALAKTLPELLGGSADLAHSNMTYLKGLPDYQSGSYTGRNLRFGVREHGMAAILNGMVLHKGVIPYGATFLVFSDYMRGAMRLSALAGLGVPYILTHDSIGQGEDGPTHQPVEVIPSLRAIPDMLVIRPADGNETSGAWKIAIEKRDTPTSLILTRQPVPNLPGTSIGAVALGAYTLVDSEGTPDLILIATGSEVQLALEAAKQLDAKVRVVSMPSWELFEAQPQEYKDSVLPPVVTKRLSIEAASSFGWAKYASAHVSIDTFGASAPGGTCMKEFGFTVENVVAKAKALL is encoded by the coding sequence ATGACGGCGACGCTTACCCCAAAAACCACTGAACGCCTTGACGAGTTGTGTATCAACTCCATCCGCTTCCTGGCTGTCGATGCGGTCCAAAAAGCCAATTCCGGCCACCCAGGTTTACCTATGGGATGCGCCCCCATGGCTTACGTGTTGTGGACGCAATTTCTCCAACACAATCCCTTAAACCCGAAATGGACGAACCGGGACCGCTTTATTCTCTCGGCGGGCCATGGTTCGATGCTCCTCTACGGCCTGCTCCATCTGACGGGTTATGACCTGACGCTCGAAGACCTGAAGCAGTTTCGCCAATGGGGCAGCAAGACCCCCGGTCACCCGGAAAACTTCATGACCGCTGGGATCGAGACCACCACCGGCCCTCTGGGTCAGGGGGTAGGCAACGCTGTGGGTATGGCGATGGTCGAGGCGCATCTGGCGGCTAAATTCAACCGTCCCGGCTTCCCCATCGTGGAGCACTACACCTATGTGATTCTTGGCGATGGCTGCAATATGGAGGGTGTGGCCTCCGAGGCGGCGTCTCTAGGCGGGCACTTGGGCCTAGGTAAGCTCATCATGCTCTACGACGACAACCACATCTCCATTGATGGCGACACCGCTCTGGCCTTTACCGAGGATGTGGGTGCGCGTTACGAAGCCTATGGCTGGCATGTGCAGGTTGTCGCCGACGGCAATACGGACCTGGTGGGTATTGCGAACGCCATTGAGGCGGCCAAAGCTGTCACTGATAAGCCCAGCCTGATTAAGATCCGCACGACTATTGGCTACGGCTCCCCCAACAAAGCGGGGACCGAGGGCATTCACGGTTCTGCCCTAGGCGAAGCCGAGGTGAGCCTGACCAAGCAAAACCTGGGTTGGCCTTTGGAGCCGAAGTTCTATATCCCGGATGAAGCGCTTCAGGAGTTCCGCAAGTCGTTGGCGAAAGGCGCTACGGCTGAGGCTGAGTGGAATGACCTCTTTGCTCGCTACAAGGCCGAGTACCCTGAACTGGCTGCTGAGTATGAGCGGGTCACGACGACCACCCTCCCCGAAGGTTGGGCGGACGTTTTGCCCACCTACCAGCCCACGGATAAGCCCAATGCCACGCGTAACCACTCGGGGATCTGCCTGAATGCCCTGGCAAAAACCCTGCCCGAACTGTTGGGCGGCTCGGCGGACCTCGCCCATTCCAACATGACCTATCTCAAAGGCTTGCCTGATTATCAGTCGGGCTCCTACACCGGTCGCAATCTGCGCTTCGGGGTCCGGGAGCACGGTATGGCTGCCATTCTCAACGGTATGGTTCTCCATAAGGGAGTCATTCCCTATGGCGCGACCTTCTTGGTCTTTTCGGACTATATGCGCGGGGCGATGCGTCTATCGGCTTTGGCGGGGCTAGGGGTACCTTATATCCTCACCCACGACTCTATTGGTCAGGGGGAAGATGGCCCGACCCACCAGCCCGTGGAAGTCATTCCTTCGCTCAGGGCCATCCCCGATATGCTTGTCATCCGTCCTGCTGACGGCAATGAGACTTCGGGAGCCTGGAAAATAGCGATTGAGAAGCGCGATACCCCGACCAGTCTGATCCTGACCCGTCAGCCGGTACCCAACCTGCCCGGTACTTCTATTGGTGCAGTGGCTTTGGGAGCCTACACCCTAGTGGACAGCGAAGGCACCCCCGACCTGATTTTGATTGCTACCGGCTCTGAAGTGCAGCTAGCCCTCGAAGCCGCCAAGCAGCTTGATGCCAAAGTCCGGGTGGTCTCAATGCCTTCTTGGGAACTCTTCGAGGCTCAGCCTCAGGAGTACAAAGACTCAGTACTCCCGCCTGTAGTCACGAAACGGCTCTCCATCGAAGCAGCCTCCTCCTTTGGTTGGGCGAAGTATGCCAGTGCTCACGTCAGCATTGATACTTTCGGAGCCTCCGCTCCCGGCGGCACCTGCATGAAGGAGTTCGGCTTCACAGTCGAGAACGTGGTGGCGAAAGCTAAAGCGTTACTCTGA